In a single window of the Acipenser ruthenus chromosome 42, fAciRut3.2 maternal haplotype, whole genome shotgun sequence genome:
- the LOC131709222 gene encoding nck-associated protein 5-like isoform X3, producing the protein MLQLQETMSDAAEHRECTDAGEPPEGTSEPRVAEMEGGEKSEELLERLRVLEAENSALALVNESQREAYERCLDEVANHVVQALLNQKDLREECIKLKMRVFDLERQNHTLSELFQQKLQVTPGSLVQQTSEPVREQVWDAELRDSEKTIDSLTGAHTKTDGERTSNGSTGAKAPAGSMDALSPFFKKKAHILEVLRKLEETDPLKFLPSSSLSSFRDFGPTFTGHAGRTSLDSDIHEYVNGEGTLPEDSGTEYESCQSCLMFSHKSLDGLFKRQQGDSENSFAVSPAKEEKPSPADSSSTNPKHPPVSGRPVRAADGTSDPSIHGSSTAAETSSSDVGPSPGAELKPHSGTETYLSSLIIDVELKGSRSGEPLDPCLVDGKMNLSLNIPGAKITPQCKSVQSESWNEISIMDNLKHMKIATYQNSSGGPVISTEENFLKLECYKDYNSRDQTEGANTKTSLYTTTSNLTVSGQSDASQIAYCEPESNKQICNGSYFSNEACSSKKVSVDLHLPSDLTEKNSLQQSTPGKAKLILSPTSPLGLAEPKSSPISSPSRLLKFLKIPSMGERVQAANPLRLSPQLTRSSKIPCRNNNYEVYHSPGMARRAVTAECDRPQAASTKNDSYPSTHSAPTSPPKPEANLAMQSETTYSSPSAPKASRDPSAANSSKLVSLGQPARFSQKVPNYENVSDISAGCASEGSIQFLQKVHQTKLPSCSEAPLNSCQSASLDNKLNSPEWQQAYSEPQSPAPSADAICISVEVDQEMYTENPVWYKLHDHHSLPSVSVSHKSQNSQLYSSMKDRQFERTLPESVAQNVESSLQPPASKKAEASSSHKKPVVGKPPSESGHLPFKERLAALGKLKSTEDPPQQLGTSGLASPLEKKDIQHNGKFSSPGNNEKSKTAERQGDRSAGGPDPRHSKYTDSLDGKPHPKPNLGGYGQKLQGPCPAYESGVKSFQSSSSNPRMELETYASRAYVAKAEISKSKAGVPSSTSSPDSPQVLRNYMKCVNAQSPSSNNKTVTSPQGSPTKVPSKSPSKPPGQACPKGARQAHEELRSSASQKRSPKTCPNSEADRSKIQELNEKKNHAYPESTSPSSTKAPQPDLNGDKRPLAPSIQSAIEEKVMKGIEENMLKLQEQDRGQVAEVKQKASNGIASWFGLKKSKLPALNRKAEPSKFKEDKKEWKLGASSSSSSSKDAKKKLEVESLNISKLMAKAEDLRKALEEERAYVNGMAQDKPSGRGHPRDVVVEQTQNELSVVYRQVASDNFMQQLLNRVDERDIPFSNCVDHRRLSFDSKKSRPIFSSQRNGVISHIKSREDLPGVDKGLDLVSKDDITADESLVNSQHFAGSGSSTRTLDSGIGTFPLPDYAGSPAGKSIPKVKSRCEQESSPQGKLGPGTKVPRKARTLERELSSLGETFAPENYFSPALYSTALENKGSSSHLSNAVPGDVDAYGAHVRSPSSRHWTFPNLKASGASTDVDLGVAGDSDTAHHGPQLGRNVKPCATPGRDPGSSTSLPLPPSLGLPLPPSLGLGRRVKGRACGSAELGKDGGGGGGGGVEVVKERQDDMLSPNRPSVLETPESLSDSLYDSLSSCGSQG; encoded by the exons ACGCTGCAGAGCACAGGGAGTGCACCGACGCCGGGGAACCACCAGAGGGTACCAGCGAGCCGCGCGTCGCCGAGATGGAGGGAGGAGAGAAGAGCGAGGAGCTGCTGGAGAGGTTAAGAGTGCTGGAG GCAGAGAACTCTGCTCTGGCCCTGGTCAACGAGAGTCAGCGTGAAGCCTATGAAAGATGTTTGGACGAG GTGGCCAACCATGTGGTACAGGCACTCCTTAACCAGAAG GACCTGCGTGAGGAATGCATCAAGCTGAAGATGAGGGTGTTCGATCTGGAGAGGCAGAACCACACCCTGAGCGAGCTCTTCCAGCAGAAACTGCAGGTCACGCCCGGCTCACTGGTGCAG CAGACCTCGGAGCCCGTCCGAGAGCAGGTATGGGATGCTGAGCTTCGGGACTCTGAGAAGACGATCGACTCTCTCACTGGGGCGCACACGAAG ACCGACGGTGAGAGAACGAGCAATGGCAGCACCGGAGCCAAGGCCCCTGCGGGCTCCATGGACGCGCTGTCTCCGTTCTTCAAGAAGAAAGCGCATATCCTGGAGGTCCTGAGGAAGCTGGAGGAAACCGACCCACTCAAGTTTCTCCCGTCTTCCAGCCTCTCCTCCTTCAGGGACTTCGGCCCGACCTTTACGGGGCACGCAGGGCGGACGAGCCTCGATTCGGACATTCACGAGTATGTGAACGGGGAGGGGACGCTTCCCGAGGACAGCGGGACGGAGTACGAGAGCTGCCAGTCCTGCCTGATGTTCTCTCACAAAAGCTTGGACGGCCTTTTCAAGCGGCAGCAAGGCGACTCTGAGAACTCCTTTGCTGTGAGCCCCGCTAAAGAGGAGAAGCCGAGTCCTGCGGACTCCAGCAGCACAAACCCCAAACACCCTCCTGTTTCGGGGCGACCCGTCCGAGCTGCAGACGGCACAAGCGACCCCAGCATTCACGGTAGCAGTACAGCAGCAGAGACTTCTTCCTCGGATGTTGGTCCGAGCCCTGGTGCTGAGCTCAAACCTCATTCGGGCACAGAGACGTACCTCAGTTCCCTAATAATAGACGTAGAACTAAAGGGGTCTCGTAGCGGGGAGCCCCTAGATCCCTGCTTGGTTGACGGGAAAATGAACCTTTCCCTTAACATCCCTGGTGCTAAAATCACTCCTCAGTGTAAATCTGTACAAAGTGAAAGCTGGAATGAAATTTCTATTATGGACAATTTGAAGCACATGAAAATTGCAACTTATCAGAACTCAAGTGGAGGGCCAGTTATCAGCACAGAGGAAAATTTCCTCAAACTGGAATGTTACAAAGACTACAACAGCAGAGACCAAACCGAAGGGGCAAATACAAAAACCAGCCTATATACCACTACCTCAAATCTGACTGTTTCAGGACAATCCGACGCATCCCAAATTGCGTATTGCGAGCCGGAATCTAATAAGCAGATCTGTAATGGTTCATACTTTTCTAACGAGGCTTGCTCCTCCAAAAAGGTCTCGGTGGACTTGCATTTGCCTTCAGACTTGACCGAGAAAAATAGCCTGCAGCAGTCAACTCCAGGGAAAGCTAAATTGATATTGAGCCCCACCTCCCCTTTGGGCTTGGCCGAGCCCAAGTCCTCTCCCATCTCCTCCCCGTCCCGGCTGCTCAAGTTCCTGAAGATACCATCCATGGGAGAGAGAGTTCAAGCTGCAAACCCGCTGCGGCTCAGCCCGCAGCTCACACGCAGCTCGAAGATTCCGTGCAGGAACAACAACTACGAGGTCTATCACTCTCCTGGGATGGCACGGAGAGCAGTTACTGCCGAGTGCGACAGACCCCAAGCAGCTTCAACCAAGAACGATTCGTATCCTTCCACACATTCTGCGCCAACCTCTCCTCCAAAGCCTGAGGCCAATCTGGCAATGCAAAGCGAAACCACTTACAGCAGCCCCTCCGCTCCCAAAGCCAGCAGAGACCCCAGTGCAGCAAACTCTTCCAAACTGGTATCTCTGGGCCAGCCGGCCAGGTTCTCCCAAAAGGTCCCAAACTATGAGAATGTATCTGACATTTCCGCAGGCTGTGCCAGTGAAGGTTCGATACAGTTTCTACAAAAGGTGCACCAAACTAAACTCCCTTCCTGTTCAGAAGCGCCTTTGAATTCCTGTCAGTCGGCATCTTTGGACAATAAATTGAACAGCCCTGAATGGCAGCAGGCTTATTCGGAACCCCAAAGTCCAGCCCCTTCTGCAGATGCCATATGCATCTCTGTTGAAGTGGATCAAGAAATGTACACTGAGAATCCGGTGTGGTACAAACTCCATGATCACCACAGTTTGCCCAGTGTGTCCGTAAGCCACAAGTCCCAAAACAGTCAATTGTATTCAAGCATGAAGGACAGGCAGTTTGAGAGAACGCTGCCGGAATCTGTGGCGCAGAACGTTGAGTCGTCTCTCCAGCCTCCCGCCTCTAAGAAAGCAGAGGCTTCTTCCTCGCACAAAAAGCCAGTAGTTGGAAAACCTCCGAGTGAATCTGGCCATCTTCCGTTCAAGGAGCGTTTAGCCGCTCTAGGGAAGCTGAAAAGTACTGAAGACCCACCGCAGCAACTTGGGACATCTGGCCTGGCCTCCCCCTTGGAAAAGAAGGACATTCAGCACAACGGGAAGTTCTCTTCACCCGGTAATAATGAGAAAAGTAAAACGGCTGAAAGGCAAGGCGACAGGAGCGCTGGGGGTCCAGACCCTAGGCATTCAAAATACACAGATTCCCTTGACGGCAAACCTCACCCCAAGCCAAACCTGGGCGGGTATGGGCAGAAACTCCAAGGCCCCTGTCCTGCTTACGAATCTGGAGTCAAGTCTTTCCAGtcgagctcctcaaaccccaggATGGAGCTTGAAACGTATGCTTCCAGAGCCTATGTAGCAAAAGCAGAGATCAGTAAAAGCAAGGCTGGCGTGCCTTCCTCCACTTCCTCTCCAGACTCGCCTCAGGTTTTGAGAAACTACATGAAATGTGTGAACGCTCAGAGCCCTTCTTCCAACAATAAAACTGTGACCAGCCCCCAGGGCAGTCCTACCAAGGTACCTTCCAAATCTCCGTCCAAACCTCCAGGCCAGGCTTGTCCCAAGGGAGCAAGGCAAGCGCACGAGGAACTGAGGTCGTCCGCGTCTCAGAAAAGAAGCCCAAAGACTTGTCCAAATAGCGAAGCAGACAGAAGCAAGATTCAAGAGCTCAACGAAAAGAAGAACCATGCGTACCCCGAAAGCACTTCCCCTTCCTCCACCAAGGCTCCCCAGCCAGATCTCAACGGTGACAAGAGGCCTCTTGCTCCAAGCATCCAGTCTGCCATCGAAGAGAAGGTCATGAAGGGGATTGAGGAGAACATGCTGAAGCTTCAGGAGCAGGACCGGGGTCAAGTGGCCGAGGTCAAGCAGAAAGCGTCCAACGGGATAGCCAGCTGGTTTGGACTAAAGAAGAGCAAGCTGCCCGCACTGAACAGGAAAGCTGAGCCGTCCAAGTTCAAGGAGGACAAGAAGGAGTGGAAGCTCGGCGCGTCGTCGTCCTCGTCTTCCAGCAAGGACGCCAAGAAGAAGCTGGAAGTGGAGAGCCTCAACATCTCCAAGCTGATGGCCAAGGCAGAGGACCTGAGGAAGGCTCTGGAGGAGGAACGAGCCTATGTCAACGGCATGGCCCAGGACAAGCCCAGCGGCAGGGGGCACCCTCGCGACGTCGTCGTGGAGCAAACGCAGAACGAACTGTCCGTCGTGTACAGACAGGTGGCCTCGGATAACTTCATGCAACAGCTGCTGAACAG GGTTGATGAAAGGGATATTCCCTTTAGTAACTGTGTGGACCACAGACGGCTCTCCTTCGACTCCAAGAAATCCCGTCCCATATTCAGCTCCCAGAGGAATGGGGTTATCAGCCACATTAAGAGCAGAGAAGACTTGCCAGGGGTAGACAAG ggatTGGATCTGGTCAGCAAAGATGACATCACTGCTGATGAAAGTTTGGTCAATTCTCAGCATTTTGCAG GTTCTGGTTCTTCCACAAGGACTCTGGACAGCGGGATCGGCACCTTCCCTCTGCCCGACTACGCCGGCAGTCCGGCAGGGAAAAGCATCCCGAAAGTGAAATCCCGGTGCGAGCAGGAATCCAGTCCCCAGGGGAAACTCGGACCTGGAACAAAAGTGCCCCGCAAGGCCAGAACCCTGGAGAGGGAGCTTTCCTCTTTGGGTGAAACGTTTGCCCCGGAAAATTACTTCAGCCCTGCCCTGTACAGCACAGCGTTGGAGAACAAGGGGTCGTCGAGTCACCTTTCAAATGCCGTCCCAGGAG ATGTTGATGCTTATGGAGCTCATGTACGATCCCCATCGTCCAGGCACTGGACCTTCCCCAATCTGAAAGCCTCCGGTGCCTCGACCGACGTGGATCTGGGCGTGGCTGGGGACTCGGACACGGCGCACCACGGCCCACAGCTCGGAAGG AACGTGAAGCCCTGTGCCACGCCGGGCCGGGACCCCGGCTCCTCCACCAGCCTGCCCCTGCCCCCCTCCCTGGGGCTGCCCCTGCCCCCCTCCCTGGGGCTGGGCCGCCGGGTGAAGGGCCGGGCCTGCGGGTCCGCGGAGCTGGGGAAggacggaggaggaggaggaggaggaggggtggagGTGGTGAAGGAGCGGCAGGATGACATGCTGTCCCCAAATCGGCCCTCAGTCCTGGAGACCCCCGAATCGCTGAGCGACTCCCTCTACGACAGCCTCTCCTCCTGCGGCAGCCAGGGCTGA
- the LOC131709222 gene encoding nck-associated protein 5-like isoform X1, giving the protein MLQLQETMSDAAEHRECTDAGEPPEGTSEPRVAEMEGGEKSEELLERLRVLEAENSALALVNESQREAYERCLDEVANHVVQALLNQKDLREECIKLKMRVFDLERQNHTLSELFQQKLQVTPGSLVQQTSEPVREQVWDAELRDSEKTIDSLTGAHTKTDGERTSNGSTGAKAPAGSMDALSPFFKKKAHILEVLRKLEETDPLKFLPSSSLSSFRDFGPTFTGHAGRTSLDSDIHEYVNGEGTLPEDSGTEYESCQSCLMFSHKSLDGLFKRQQGDSENSFAVSPAKEEKPSPADSSSTNPKHPPVSGRPVRAADGTSDPSIHGSSTAAETSSSDVGPSPGAELKPHSGTETYLSSLIIDVELKGSRSGEPLDPCLVDGKMNLSLNIPGAKITPQCKSVQSESWNEISIMDNLKHMKIATYQNSSGGPVISTEENFLKLECYKDYNSRDQTEGANTKTSLYTTTSNLTVSGQSDASQIAYCEPESNKQICNGSYFSNEACSSKKVSVDLHLPSDLTEKNSLQQSTPGKAKLILSPTSPLGLAEPKSSPISSPSRLLKFLKIPSMGERVQAANPLRLSPQLTRSSKIPCRNNNYEVYHSPGMARRAVTAECDRPQAASTKNDSYPSTHSAPTSPPKPEANLAMQSETTYSSPSAPKASRDPSAANSSKLVSLGQPARFSQKVPNYENVSDISAGCASEGSIQFLQKVHQTKLPSCSEAPLNSCQSASLDNKLNSPEWQQAYSEPQSPAPSADAICISVEVDQEMYTENPVWYKLHDHHSLPSVSVSHKSQNSQLYSSMKDRQFERTLPESVAQNVESSLQPPASKKAEASSSHKKPVVGKPPSESGHLPFKERLAALGKLKSTEDPPQQLGTSGLASPLEKKDIQHNGKFSSPGNNEKSKTAERQGDRSAGGPDPRHSKYTDSLDGKPHPKPNLGGYGQKLQGPCPAYESGVKSFQSSSSNPRMELETYASRAYVAKAEISKSKAGVPSSTSSPDSPQVLRNYMKCVNAQSPSSNNKTVTSPQGSPTKVPSKSPSKPPGQACPKGARQAHEELRSSASQKRSPKTCPNSEADRSKIQELNEKKNHAYPESTSPSSTKAPQPDLNGDKRPLAPSIQSAIEEKVMKGIEENMLKLQEQDRGQVAEVKQKASNGIASWFGLKKSKLPALNRKAEPSKFKEDKKEWKLGASSSSSSSKDAKKKLEVESLNISKLMAKAEDLRKALEEERAYVNGMAQDKPSGRGHPRDVVVEQTQNELSVVYRQVASDNFMQQLLNRVDERDIPFSNCVDHRRLSFDSKKSRPIFSSQRNGVISHIKSREDLPGVDKGLDLVSKDDITADESLVNSQHFAGSGSSTRTLDSGIGTFPLPDYAGSPAGKSIPKVKSRCEQESSPQGKLGPGTKVPRKARTLERELSSLGETFAPENYFSPALYSTALENKGSSSHLSNAVPGGDCVYVDAYGAHVRSPSSRHWTFPNLKASGASTDVDLGVAGDSDTAHHGPQLGRNVKPCATPGRDPGSSTSLPLPPSLGLPLPPSLGLGRRVKGRACGSAELGKDGGGGGGGGVEVVKERQDDMLSPNRPSVLETPESLSDSLYDSLSSCGSQG; this is encoded by the exons ACGCTGCAGAGCACAGGGAGTGCACCGACGCCGGGGAACCACCAGAGGGTACCAGCGAGCCGCGCGTCGCCGAGATGGAGGGAGGAGAGAAGAGCGAGGAGCTGCTGGAGAGGTTAAGAGTGCTGGAG GCAGAGAACTCTGCTCTGGCCCTGGTCAACGAGAGTCAGCGTGAAGCCTATGAAAGATGTTTGGACGAG GTGGCCAACCATGTGGTACAGGCACTCCTTAACCAGAAG GACCTGCGTGAGGAATGCATCAAGCTGAAGATGAGGGTGTTCGATCTGGAGAGGCAGAACCACACCCTGAGCGAGCTCTTCCAGCAGAAACTGCAGGTCACGCCCGGCTCACTGGTGCAG CAGACCTCGGAGCCCGTCCGAGAGCAGGTATGGGATGCTGAGCTTCGGGACTCTGAGAAGACGATCGACTCTCTCACTGGGGCGCACACGAAG ACCGACGGTGAGAGAACGAGCAATGGCAGCACCGGAGCCAAGGCCCCTGCGGGCTCCATGGACGCGCTGTCTCCGTTCTTCAAGAAGAAAGCGCATATCCTGGAGGTCCTGAGGAAGCTGGAGGAAACCGACCCACTCAAGTTTCTCCCGTCTTCCAGCCTCTCCTCCTTCAGGGACTTCGGCCCGACCTTTACGGGGCACGCAGGGCGGACGAGCCTCGATTCGGACATTCACGAGTATGTGAACGGGGAGGGGACGCTTCCCGAGGACAGCGGGACGGAGTACGAGAGCTGCCAGTCCTGCCTGATGTTCTCTCACAAAAGCTTGGACGGCCTTTTCAAGCGGCAGCAAGGCGACTCTGAGAACTCCTTTGCTGTGAGCCCCGCTAAAGAGGAGAAGCCGAGTCCTGCGGACTCCAGCAGCACAAACCCCAAACACCCTCCTGTTTCGGGGCGACCCGTCCGAGCTGCAGACGGCACAAGCGACCCCAGCATTCACGGTAGCAGTACAGCAGCAGAGACTTCTTCCTCGGATGTTGGTCCGAGCCCTGGTGCTGAGCTCAAACCTCATTCGGGCACAGAGACGTACCTCAGTTCCCTAATAATAGACGTAGAACTAAAGGGGTCTCGTAGCGGGGAGCCCCTAGATCCCTGCTTGGTTGACGGGAAAATGAACCTTTCCCTTAACATCCCTGGTGCTAAAATCACTCCTCAGTGTAAATCTGTACAAAGTGAAAGCTGGAATGAAATTTCTATTATGGACAATTTGAAGCACATGAAAATTGCAACTTATCAGAACTCAAGTGGAGGGCCAGTTATCAGCACAGAGGAAAATTTCCTCAAACTGGAATGTTACAAAGACTACAACAGCAGAGACCAAACCGAAGGGGCAAATACAAAAACCAGCCTATATACCACTACCTCAAATCTGACTGTTTCAGGACAATCCGACGCATCCCAAATTGCGTATTGCGAGCCGGAATCTAATAAGCAGATCTGTAATGGTTCATACTTTTCTAACGAGGCTTGCTCCTCCAAAAAGGTCTCGGTGGACTTGCATTTGCCTTCAGACTTGACCGAGAAAAATAGCCTGCAGCAGTCAACTCCAGGGAAAGCTAAATTGATATTGAGCCCCACCTCCCCTTTGGGCTTGGCCGAGCCCAAGTCCTCTCCCATCTCCTCCCCGTCCCGGCTGCTCAAGTTCCTGAAGATACCATCCATGGGAGAGAGAGTTCAAGCTGCAAACCCGCTGCGGCTCAGCCCGCAGCTCACACGCAGCTCGAAGATTCCGTGCAGGAACAACAACTACGAGGTCTATCACTCTCCTGGGATGGCACGGAGAGCAGTTACTGCCGAGTGCGACAGACCCCAAGCAGCTTCAACCAAGAACGATTCGTATCCTTCCACACATTCTGCGCCAACCTCTCCTCCAAAGCCTGAGGCCAATCTGGCAATGCAAAGCGAAACCACTTACAGCAGCCCCTCCGCTCCCAAAGCCAGCAGAGACCCCAGTGCAGCAAACTCTTCCAAACTGGTATCTCTGGGCCAGCCGGCCAGGTTCTCCCAAAAGGTCCCAAACTATGAGAATGTATCTGACATTTCCGCAGGCTGTGCCAGTGAAGGTTCGATACAGTTTCTACAAAAGGTGCACCAAACTAAACTCCCTTCCTGTTCAGAAGCGCCTTTGAATTCCTGTCAGTCGGCATCTTTGGACAATAAATTGAACAGCCCTGAATGGCAGCAGGCTTATTCGGAACCCCAAAGTCCAGCCCCTTCTGCAGATGCCATATGCATCTCTGTTGAAGTGGATCAAGAAATGTACACTGAGAATCCGGTGTGGTACAAACTCCATGATCACCACAGTTTGCCCAGTGTGTCCGTAAGCCACAAGTCCCAAAACAGTCAATTGTATTCAAGCATGAAGGACAGGCAGTTTGAGAGAACGCTGCCGGAATCTGTGGCGCAGAACGTTGAGTCGTCTCTCCAGCCTCCCGCCTCTAAGAAAGCAGAGGCTTCTTCCTCGCACAAAAAGCCAGTAGTTGGAAAACCTCCGAGTGAATCTGGCCATCTTCCGTTCAAGGAGCGTTTAGCCGCTCTAGGGAAGCTGAAAAGTACTGAAGACCCACCGCAGCAACTTGGGACATCTGGCCTGGCCTCCCCCTTGGAAAAGAAGGACATTCAGCACAACGGGAAGTTCTCTTCACCCGGTAATAATGAGAAAAGTAAAACGGCTGAAAGGCAAGGCGACAGGAGCGCTGGGGGTCCAGACCCTAGGCATTCAAAATACACAGATTCCCTTGACGGCAAACCTCACCCCAAGCCAAACCTGGGCGGGTATGGGCAGAAACTCCAAGGCCCCTGTCCTGCTTACGAATCTGGAGTCAAGTCTTTCCAGtcgagctcctcaaaccccaggATGGAGCTTGAAACGTATGCTTCCAGAGCCTATGTAGCAAAAGCAGAGATCAGTAAAAGCAAGGCTGGCGTGCCTTCCTCCACTTCCTCTCCAGACTCGCCTCAGGTTTTGAGAAACTACATGAAATGTGTGAACGCTCAGAGCCCTTCTTCCAACAATAAAACTGTGACCAGCCCCCAGGGCAGTCCTACCAAGGTACCTTCCAAATCTCCGTCCAAACCTCCAGGCCAGGCTTGTCCCAAGGGAGCAAGGCAAGCGCACGAGGAACTGAGGTCGTCCGCGTCTCAGAAAAGAAGCCCAAAGACTTGTCCAAATAGCGAAGCAGACAGAAGCAAGATTCAAGAGCTCAACGAAAAGAAGAACCATGCGTACCCCGAAAGCACTTCCCCTTCCTCCACCAAGGCTCCCCAGCCAGATCTCAACGGTGACAAGAGGCCTCTTGCTCCAAGCATCCAGTCTGCCATCGAAGAGAAGGTCATGAAGGGGATTGAGGAGAACATGCTGAAGCTTCAGGAGCAGGACCGGGGTCAAGTGGCCGAGGTCAAGCAGAAAGCGTCCAACGGGATAGCCAGCTGGTTTGGACTAAAGAAGAGCAAGCTGCCCGCACTGAACAGGAAAGCTGAGCCGTCCAAGTTCAAGGAGGACAAGAAGGAGTGGAAGCTCGGCGCGTCGTCGTCCTCGTCTTCCAGCAAGGACGCCAAGAAGAAGCTGGAAGTGGAGAGCCTCAACATCTCCAAGCTGATGGCCAAGGCAGAGGACCTGAGGAAGGCTCTGGAGGAGGAACGAGCCTATGTCAACGGCATGGCCCAGGACAAGCCCAGCGGCAGGGGGCACCCTCGCGACGTCGTCGTGGAGCAAACGCAGAACGAACTGTCCGTCGTGTACAGACAGGTGGCCTCGGATAACTTCATGCAACAGCTGCTGAACAG GGTTGATGAAAGGGATATTCCCTTTAGTAACTGTGTGGACCACAGACGGCTCTCCTTCGACTCCAAGAAATCCCGTCCCATATTCAGCTCCCAGAGGAATGGGGTTATCAGCCACATTAAGAGCAGAGAAGACTTGCCAGGGGTAGACAAG ggatTGGATCTGGTCAGCAAAGATGACATCACTGCTGATGAAAGTTTGGTCAATTCTCAGCATTTTGCAG GTTCTGGTTCTTCCACAAGGACTCTGGACAGCGGGATCGGCACCTTCCCTCTGCCCGACTACGCCGGCAGTCCGGCAGGGAAAAGCATCCCGAAAGTGAAATCCCGGTGCGAGCAGGAATCCAGTCCCCAGGGGAAACTCGGACCTGGAACAAAAGTGCCCCGCAAGGCCAGAACCCTGGAGAGGGAGCTTTCCTCTTTGGGTGAAACGTTTGCCCCGGAAAATTACTTCAGCCCTGCCCTGTACAGCACAGCGTTGGAGAACAAGGGGTCGTCGAGTCACCTTTCAAATGCCGTCCCAGGAGGTGACTGTGTCT ATGTTGATGCTTATGGAGCTCATGTACGATCCCCATCGTCCAGGCACTGGACCTTCCCCAATCTGAAAGCCTCCGGTGCCTCGACCGACGTGGATCTGGGCGTGGCTGGGGACTCGGACACGGCGCACCACGGCCCACAGCTCGGAAGG AACGTGAAGCCCTGTGCCACGCCGGGCCGGGACCCCGGCTCCTCCACCAGCCTGCCCCTGCCCCCCTCCCTGGGGCTGCCCCTGCCCCCCTCCCTGGGGCTGGGCCGCCGGGTGAAGGGCCGGGCCTGCGGGTCCGCGGAGCTGGGGAAggacggaggaggaggaggaggaggaggggtggagGTGGTGAAGGAGCGGCAGGATGACATGCTGTCCCCAAATCGGCCCTCAGTCCTGGAGACCCCCGAATCGCTGAGCGACTCCCTCTACGACAGCCTCTCCTCCTGCGGCAGCCAGGGCTGA